One region of Archocentrus centrarchus isolate MPI-CPG fArcCen1 chromosome 6, fArcCen1, whole genome shotgun sequence genomic DNA includes:
- the tjp1b gene encoding tight junction protein ZO-1 isoform X4 yields MEETVIWEQHTVTLHRAPGFGFGIAISGGRDNPHFQSGETSIVISDVLKGGPAEGLLQENDRVVMVNAVSMDNVEHAYAVQQLRKSGKLAKITIRRKRKVHVPMGRLGERETMSEHDEEEDSYDEEIYETRSGRSGAYSGVGGAMGRRSGRSGGRRDRERERSGSRERSLSPRSDRRSHNLPPRPAKVTLVKSRKNEAEYGLRLASHIFVKDISPESLAARDGNIQEGDVVLKINGTVTENLSLIDAKKLIERSKGKLKMVVQRDERATLLNIPDLDDSIPSANASDRDDISDIHSLASDHSNRSHDRHRSSRSRSPDRRSEPSDHSRHSPPQISNGSWRKPHRSRDDERTSKPASTPAKLAEEVPLPKPKESGGREEKQLPPLPEPKPVYAQPGQPDVDLPVSPSDAPVPSAAHDDSILRPSMKLVKFKKGESVGLRLAGGNDVGIFVAGVLEDSPAAKEGLEEGDQILRVNNVDFANIIREEAVLFLLDLPKGEEVTILAQKKKDVYRRIVESDVGDSFYIRTHFEYEKESPYGLSFNKGEVFRVVDTLYNGKLGSWLAIRIGKNHQEVERGIIPNKNRAEQLSSVQYTLPKTAGGDRADFWRFRGLRSSKRNLRKSREDLSSQPVQTKFPAYERVVLREAGFLRPVVIFGPIADVAREKLSREEPDLFELAKSEPRDAGTDQRSSGIIRLHTIKQIIDRDKHAVLDITPNAVDRLNYAQWYPIVVFLNPDNKQGVKNMRTRLCPESRKSARKLYERAIKLRKNNHHLFTTTINLNNMNDGWYGALKETIQQQQNQLVWVSEGKADGTTEDDLDIHDDRLSYLSAPGSEYSMYSTDSRHTSDYEDTDTEGGAYTDQELDETLNDEVGLPTEPAITRSSEPVREDPPVIQDTPGYPGYQHPVQPELANRIDPAGFKMAAPQQMYKKDLYNMEDPVRINHGLKQSMSYSHQPPYQDKQPYREYDHPPYGYDGGGYTEPKPHNTDSHLHYDNRVPHYNEQWPPYDQQTSSSQPAGYQPGHQQPMGYNPRSPYEDGPGRDYSPPQPRYDEAPPVGYDGRPRHSKPGPIRYDEPPPPPSAGYDARSPYETESHSFPINSPRSPEPSKQYYGDSGLRPTYMPGPPNRGYKPGMHEPMRNSEPTIPLPKPETLSSPGDPAITPGSKPLPPPPPQEDLDEDPAMKPQSVLNRVKMFENKRSVSMDRAKEGGDSSVLRPADIPKPVSAPGPVLKANSLSNLEQEKSTYRAPEPQKPHTKPPDDAVRSNHYDPDEDEEYYRKQLSYFDRRSFDSKAMGQPTPGINRFHDLPKPPQLSYPYNRVESVEKVSPVEKRYETLPQISPSSQYGPPASAVPPTTLPKLSPGDASAVSEPLTSPNPKPELATLRPTSRDEPTPGGYLPPRGLPDKSPVNGTDAAPPKTLSTPAPTSYNRYVPKPYTSAARPFERKFESPKFNHNLLPNDTQVKTDLLSKPSVVSNSSGKPQLSPQPLDHDSGLDTFTRTMDNRPKYQHNNINAIPKAIPVSPSALDDDDEDEGHTVVATARGIFNCNGGVLSSIETGVSIIIPQGAIPESVEQEIYFKVCRDNSILPPLDKEKGETLLSPLVMCGPHGLKFLKPVELRLPHCASMTPDGWSFALKSSDSSSGDPKTWQNKSLPGDPNYLVGANCVSVLIDHF; encoded by the exons ATGGAGGAAACAGTCATTTGGGAACAGCACACAGTAACACTACACAGG GCACCAGGGTTTGGCTTTGGGATAGCCATTTCAGGTGGAAGGGATAACCCTCATTTTCAGAGTGGTGAGACCTCCATTGTCATCTCAGACGTGCTGAAAGGAGGCCCCGCAGAAGGCTTACTGCA GGAAAATGACAGAGTCGTTATGGTCAATGCTGTCTCCATGGACAATGTGGAGCACGCGTACGCTGTTCAGCAGCTTCGTAAAAGTGGGAAGCTTGCCAAAATT ACAATCAGACGTAAGAGGAAGGTGCACGTCCCCATGGGCCGCCTGGGGGAGAGGGAGACTATGTCAGAGCATGACGAGGAGGAGGATAGCTACGATGAAGAGATATATGAAACGCGGAGTGGACGCAGTGGCGCATACAGCGGTGTGGGCGGGGCTATGGGCAGGCGCAGCGGCCGGAGCGGCGGGCGAAGGGACAGGGAACGTGAACGCAGCGGCTCACGAGAAAGGAGTCTCTCCCCACGGTCAGACCGCCGCTCACACAACCTGCCCCCACGCCCAGCCAAGGTCACTCTCGTCAAATCCCGCAAAAATGAAG CAGAATATGGCCTGCGCCTGGCCAGCCACATCTTTGTCAAGGACATTTCCCCTGAGAGCCTGGCAGCCAGGGATGGCAACATCCAGGAGGGAGATGTTGTATTGAAG ATTAATGGCACTGTGACAGAGAACCTCTCTTTGATTGATGCCAAGAAGCTGATAGAAAGGTCAAAGGGCAAGCTAAAAATGGTTGTTCAGAGGGACGAGAGAGCAACCCTGCTGAACATCCCCGACCTCGATGACAGTATTCCTTCAGCCAACGCTTCTGACAGAGACG ACATTTCAGATATCCATTCTCTGGCATCCGACCATTCCAATCGATCACATGACAGACATCGTAGCAGCCGCTCCCGCTCTCCAGACAGACGATCTGAACCCTCAGACCACTCCAGACACTCGCCCCCACAAATCAGCAATGGCAG CTGGAGAAAACC TCACAGAAGTCGTGACGACGAACGGACCTCAAAGCCAGCTTCGACACCAGCGAAGCTAGCGGAGGAGGTTCCTCTGCCCAAACCGAAAGAGTCAGGAGGTAGAGAGGAGAAACAGCTCCCACCTCTCCCAG AACCTAAGCCAGTGTACGCTCAACCGGGACAGCCAGATGTAGACCTGCCCGTCAGTCCTTCTGATGCCCCTGTGCCAAGTGCTGCCCATGATGATAGCATCCTACG GCCAAGCATGAAGTTAGTGAAGTTCAAAAAGGGGGAGAGTGTGGGTCTGCGGCTGGCTGGGGGGAACGACGTGGGCATCTTCGTGGCTGGAGTGCTGGAAGATAGCCCAGCTGCTAAGGAGGGCCTGGAGGAGGGCGACCAAATTCTCAGG GTAAATAATGTTGATTTTGCAAACATAATCCGAGAGGAGGCGGTGCTATTCCTCCTGGACCTTCCGAAGGGTGAAGAGGTCACCATTCTGGCCCAGAAGAAGAAAGATG TGTATCGGCGGATCGTGGAATCGGATGTTGGTGACTCTTTCTACATCAGGACGCACTTTGAGTATGAGAAGGAGTCTCCGTATGGTTTAAGCTTTAACAAGGGCGAGGTGTTCCGCGTAGTGGACACTCTCTACAATGGAAAGTTGGGCTCCTGGCTGGCTATTCGCATTGGCAAGAACCATCAGGAAGTGGAGAGGGGCATCATCCCCAACAAAAACAG agcagagcagctctCCAGTGTGCAGTACACTCTCCCCAAAACAGCAGGTGGAGACAGGGCTGACTTCTGGAGGTTCCGTGGGCTTCGTAGTTCAAAGAGGAACCTGAGGAAGAGCCGAGAGGATCTCTCTTCACAGCCAGTCCAAACAAAGTTCCCAGCTTACGAAAGAGTTGTGCTGAGAGAGG CTGGCTTCCTAAGACCAGTTGTAATATTTGGACCTATTGCCGATGTTGCTCGAGAAAAACTCTCCAGAGAAGAGCCAGATCTTTTTGAGCTTGCAA AGAGTGAACCGAGAGATGCAGGAACAGACCAGCGTAGTTCAGGAATCATTCGTCTTCACACTATCAAGCAGATCATTGACAGA GACAAACATGCTGTGCTGGACATCACCCCAAATGCTGTGGACAGGCTGAACTATGCTCAGTGGTACCCAATTGTAGTCTTCCTAAATCCCGATAATAAACAGGGTGTGAAGAACATGAGGACCAGGCTGTGTCCAGAGTCCAGGAAGAGCGCCAGAAAGCTCTATGAGCGAGCCATTAAACTGAGGAAGAATAATCACCACCTGTTCACCA CGACCATCAACTTGAACAATATGAATGATGGTTGGTATGGCGCTCTGAAGGAAACCATCCAGCAACAGCAGAATCAGTTGGTGTGGGTGTCAGAGGGCAAG GCGGATGGCACTACAGAGGATGACTTGGATATCCACGATGACCGCCTGTCCTACCTTTCAGCACCAGGTAGTGAATACTCCATGTATAGCACAGACAGCCGCCACACTTCTGACTAtgaggacacagacacagaaggtGGAGCATACACAGACCAAGAATTAGATGAGACTTTGAATGATGAGGTGGGTCTGCCCACGGAGCCTGCCATCACCCGCTCTTCAGAGCCTGTGCGAGAAGATCCCCCTGTAATTCAGGACACCCCTGGTTACCCTGGATACCAACACCCTGTGCAGCCTGAATTAGCCAATCGCATAGACCCTGCTGGGTTCAAGATGGCTGCTCCGCAGCAG ATGTACAAGAAAGATCTGTACAATATGGAGGACCCTGTGCGAATCAACCATGGCCTGAAGCAGTCTATGAGCTACAGTCACCAGCCGCCGTACCAGGACAAACAGCCATACCGTGAATACGACCACCCGCCTTACGGATATGATGGAGGCGGCTACACGGAACCAAAGCCTCACAACACTGATTCTCACCTGCACTACGACAACCGTGTGCCTCATTACAATGAACAGTGGCCCCCATATGACCAGCAGACCTCGTCCTCCCAGCCCGCAGGGTACCAACCGGGCCACCAGCAACCCATGGGCTACAATCCCCGGTCCCCCTATGAGGATGGGCCAGGAAGGGACTACAGCCCCCCTCAGCCACGCTACGATGAGGCTCCACCAGTGGGCTATGATGGCAGACCACGCCACAGTAAACCTGGACCGATTCGTTATGAtgaacccccaccaccaccttcaGCAGGCTACGATGCACGTTCCCCATATGAGACAGAGTCCCACAGCTTCCCCATTAACTCTCCTCGGTCACCAGAGCCTTCAAAGCAGTATTATGGTGACTCTGGTCTCAGGCCTACCTACATGCCTGGGCCTCCAAACCGGGGTTATAAGCCAGGGATGCATGAGCCTATGAGAAACTCTGAACCCACCATCCCCCTGCCCAAACCCGAGACCCTGTCCTCTCCAGGCGATCCAGCAATCACCCCGGGGTCCAaaccccttcctcctcctccaccccagGAAGACCTGGATGAGGACCCAGCCATGAAACCACAGTCAGTGCTCAACAGAGTCAAGATGTTTGAGAATAAACGGTCTGTTTCTATGGACCGGGCTAAAGAGGGAGGAGATTCATCAGTGCTCAGG cctgCAGATATCCCTAAACCTGTGAGTGCACCTGGACCAGTCCTCAAAGCGAATTCTCTCAGCAACCTGGAACAGGAGAAGTCCACCTATAG GGCTCCTGAACCACAGAAGCCTCACACTAAACCCCCGGATGATGCAGTGCGTTCCAACCACTATGACCCAGACGAGGACGAGGAATACTACAGAAAGCAGTTGTCCTACTTTGATCGCCGTAGCTTTGACAGCAAGGCCATGGGCCAGCCCACTCCTGGCATCAACCGCTTTCATGAtctgcccaaaccacctcagctgtcCTACCCATACAACAG AGTTGAGTCTGTGGAAAAGGTGAGTCCAGTGGAGAAAAGATATGAAACTCTGCCCCAAATCAGTCCCTCTTCACAGTATGGGCCCCCGGCCTCTGCCGTTCCACCCACCACACTGCCCAAACTCAGCCCTGGTGATG CTAGTGCCGTATCTGAACCATTGACTTCGCCCAATCCCAAACCTGAGCTGGCAACTCTTAGGCCGACCAGCAGGGATGAACCCACACCAGGTGGTTACCTGCCCCCAAGGGGCCTCCCCGACAAATCCCCGGTTAATGGCACTGATGCAGCACCCCCGAAGACACTGAGCACTCCCGCACCAACTAGCTATAACCGCTACGTTCCCAAGCCTTACACCAGTGCAGCCCGGCCCTTTGAGCGCAAGTTTGAGAGCCCCAAATTCAACCACAATCTGCTGCCCAACGACACACAGGTAAAGACGGACCTCCTCAGTAAGCCCAGTGTGGTGAGCAACAGTAGTGGGAAACCTCAGTTGTCACCGCAGCCCCTTGATCATGACAGCGGCCTGGACACCTTCACACGCACTATGGACAACAGGCCCAAATACCAGCACAATAACATCAACGCCATTCCCAAGGCCATTCCTGTAAG CCCCAGTGCGCTGGATGATGATGACGAAGATGAAGGACACACAGTGGTGGCCACCGCTCGTGGGATCTTCAACTGTAACGGAGGGGTCCTGAGTTCTATTGAGACAGGCGTCAGCATCATCATCCCCCAGGGTGCAATTCCGGAGAGCGTGGAGCAGGAGATTTACTTCAAGGTGTGCCGGGACAACAGCATCCTGCCCCCCCTCGACAAGGAGAAAG GAGAAACGCTGCTTAGTCCACTGGTGATGTGTGGCCCGCATGGACTCAAGTTCCTGAAGCCGGTGGAGCTGCGCTTACCTCACTGTGCATCCATGACCCCTGATGGTTGGTCCTTTGCTCTAAAATCCTCCGACTCCTCGTCGG GTGATCCTAAAACTTGGCAGAACAAATCTCTCCCTGGAGACCCAAACTACCTGGTGGGTGcaaactgtgtgtctgtgctcatTGACCACTTCTGA
- the tjp1b gene encoding tight junction protein ZO-1 isoform X2, translating into MITCAFLWVGFLVAVDSTMVNYQKYITVMQLALGVTASNKEHCLPPRKRMWIHPSPTAGSNTAASSVSTSQGKPSLRRIKGRIHRSKSLDSIDLLDSNSAAMEETVIWEQHTVTLHRAPGFGFGIAISGGRDNPHFQSGETSIVISDVLKGGPAEGLLQENDRVVMVNAVSMDNVEHAYAVQQLRKSGKLAKITIRRKRKVHVPMGRLGERETMSEHDEEEDSYDEEIYETRSGRSGAYSGVGGAMGRRSGRSGGRRDRERERSGSRERSLSPRSDRRSHNLPPRPAKVTLVKSRKNEAEYGLRLASHIFVKDISPESLAARDGNIQEGDVVLKINGTVTENLSLIDAKKLIERSKGKLKMVVQRDERATLLNIPDLDDSIPSANASDRDDISDIHSLASDHSNRSHDRHRSSRSRSPDRRSEPSDHSRHSPPQISNGSHRSRDDERTSKPASTPAKLAEEVPLPKPKESGGREEKQLPPLPEPKPVYAQPGQPDVDLPVSPSDAPVPSAAHDDSILRPSMKLVKFKKGESVGLRLAGGNDVGIFVAGVLEDSPAAKEGLEEGDQILRVNNVDFANIIREEAVLFLLDLPKGEEVTILAQKKKDVYRRIVESDVGDSFYIRTHFEYEKESPYGLSFNKGEVFRVVDTLYNGKLGSWLAIRIGKNHQEVERGIIPNKNRAEQLSSVQYTLPKTAGGDRADFWRFRGLRSSKRNLRKSREDLSSQPVQTKFPAYERVVLREAGFLRPVVIFGPIADVAREKLSREEPDLFELAKSEPRDAGTDQRSSGIIRLHTIKQIIDRDKHAVLDITPNAVDRLNYAQWYPIVVFLNPDNKQGVKNMRTRLCPESRKSARKLYERAIKLRKNNHHLFTTTINLNNMNDGWYGALKETIQQQQNQLVWVSEGKADGTTEDDLDIHDDRLSYLSAPGSEYSMYSTDSRHTSDYEDTDTEGGAYTDQELDETLNDEVGLPTEPAITRSSEPVREDPPVIQDTPGYPGYQHPVQPELANRIDPAGFKMAAPQQMYKKDLYNMEDPVRINHGLKQSMSYSHQPPYQDKQPYREYDHPPYGYDGGGYTEPKPHNTDSHLHYDNRVPHYNEQWPPYDQQTSSSQPAGYQPGHQQPMGYNPRSPYEDGPGRDYSPPQPRYDEAPPVGYDGRPRHSKPGPIRYDEPPPPPSAGYDARSPYETESHSFPINSPRSPEPSKQYYGDSGLRPTYMPGPPNRGYKPGMHEPMRNSEPTIPLPKPETLSSPGDPAITPGSKPLPPPPPQEDLDEDPAMKPQSVLNRVKMFENKRSVSMDRAKEGGDSSVLRPADIPKPVSAPGPVLKANSLSNLEQEKSTYRAPEPQKPHTKPPDDAVRSNHYDPDEDEEYYRKQLSYFDRRSFDSKAMGQPTPGINRFHDLPKPPQLSYPYNRVESVEKVSPVEKRYETLPQISPSSQYGPPASAVPPTTLPKLSPGDASAVSEPLTSPNPKPELATLRPTSRDEPTPGGYLPPRGLPDKSPVNGTDAAPPKTLSTPAPTSYNRYVPKPYTSAARPFERKFESPKFNHNLLPNDTQVKTDLLSKPSVVSNSSGKPQLSPQPLDHDSGLDTFTRTMDNRPKYQHNNINAIPKAIPVSPSALDDDDEDEGHTVVATARGIFNCNGGVLSSIETGVSIIIPQGAIPESVEQEIYFKVCRDNSILPPLDKEKGETLLSPLVMCGPHGLKFLKPVELRLPHCASMTPDGWSFALKSSDSSSGDPKTWQNKSLPGDPNYLVGANCVSVLIDHF; encoded by the exons agTGCAGCAATGGAGGAAACAGTCATTTGGGAACAGCACACAGTAACACTACACAGG GCACCAGGGTTTGGCTTTGGGATAGCCATTTCAGGTGGAAGGGATAACCCTCATTTTCAGAGTGGTGAGACCTCCATTGTCATCTCAGACGTGCTGAAAGGAGGCCCCGCAGAAGGCTTACTGCA GGAAAATGACAGAGTCGTTATGGTCAATGCTGTCTCCATGGACAATGTGGAGCACGCGTACGCTGTTCAGCAGCTTCGTAAAAGTGGGAAGCTTGCCAAAATT ACAATCAGACGTAAGAGGAAGGTGCACGTCCCCATGGGCCGCCTGGGGGAGAGGGAGACTATGTCAGAGCATGACGAGGAGGAGGATAGCTACGATGAAGAGATATATGAAACGCGGAGTGGACGCAGTGGCGCATACAGCGGTGTGGGCGGGGCTATGGGCAGGCGCAGCGGCCGGAGCGGCGGGCGAAGGGACAGGGAACGTGAACGCAGCGGCTCACGAGAAAGGAGTCTCTCCCCACGGTCAGACCGCCGCTCACACAACCTGCCCCCACGCCCAGCCAAGGTCACTCTCGTCAAATCCCGCAAAAATGAAG CAGAATATGGCCTGCGCCTGGCCAGCCACATCTTTGTCAAGGACATTTCCCCTGAGAGCCTGGCAGCCAGGGATGGCAACATCCAGGAGGGAGATGTTGTATTGAAG ATTAATGGCACTGTGACAGAGAACCTCTCTTTGATTGATGCCAAGAAGCTGATAGAAAGGTCAAAGGGCAAGCTAAAAATGGTTGTTCAGAGGGACGAGAGAGCAACCCTGCTGAACATCCCCGACCTCGATGACAGTATTCCTTCAGCCAACGCTTCTGACAGAGACG ACATTTCAGATATCCATTCTCTGGCATCCGACCATTCCAATCGATCACATGACAGACATCGTAGCAGCCGCTCCCGCTCTCCAGACAGACGATCTGAACCCTCAGACCACTCCAGACACTCGCCCCCACAAATCAGCAATGGCAG TCACAGAAGTCGTGACGACGAACGGACCTCAAAGCCAGCTTCGACACCAGCGAAGCTAGCGGAGGAGGTTCCTCTGCCCAAACCGAAAGAGTCAGGAGGTAGAGAGGAGAAACAGCTCCCACCTCTCCCAG AACCTAAGCCAGTGTACGCTCAACCGGGACAGCCAGATGTAGACCTGCCCGTCAGTCCTTCTGATGCCCCTGTGCCAAGTGCTGCCCATGATGATAGCATCCTACG GCCAAGCATGAAGTTAGTGAAGTTCAAAAAGGGGGAGAGTGTGGGTCTGCGGCTGGCTGGGGGGAACGACGTGGGCATCTTCGTGGCTGGAGTGCTGGAAGATAGCCCAGCTGCTAAGGAGGGCCTGGAGGAGGGCGACCAAATTCTCAGG GTAAATAATGTTGATTTTGCAAACATAATCCGAGAGGAGGCGGTGCTATTCCTCCTGGACCTTCCGAAGGGTGAAGAGGTCACCATTCTGGCCCAGAAGAAGAAAGATG TGTATCGGCGGATCGTGGAATCGGATGTTGGTGACTCTTTCTACATCAGGACGCACTTTGAGTATGAGAAGGAGTCTCCGTATGGTTTAAGCTTTAACAAGGGCGAGGTGTTCCGCGTAGTGGACACTCTCTACAATGGAAAGTTGGGCTCCTGGCTGGCTATTCGCATTGGCAAGAACCATCAGGAAGTGGAGAGGGGCATCATCCCCAACAAAAACAG agcagagcagctctCCAGTGTGCAGTACACTCTCCCCAAAACAGCAGGTGGAGACAGGGCTGACTTCTGGAGGTTCCGTGGGCTTCGTAGTTCAAAGAGGAACCTGAGGAAGAGCCGAGAGGATCTCTCTTCACAGCCAGTCCAAACAAAGTTCCCAGCTTACGAAAGAGTTGTGCTGAGAGAGG CTGGCTTCCTAAGACCAGTTGTAATATTTGGACCTATTGCCGATGTTGCTCGAGAAAAACTCTCCAGAGAAGAGCCAGATCTTTTTGAGCTTGCAA AGAGTGAACCGAGAGATGCAGGAACAGACCAGCGTAGTTCAGGAATCATTCGTCTTCACACTATCAAGCAGATCATTGACAGA GACAAACATGCTGTGCTGGACATCACCCCAAATGCTGTGGACAGGCTGAACTATGCTCAGTGGTACCCAATTGTAGTCTTCCTAAATCCCGATAATAAACAGGGTGTGAAGAACATGAGGACCAGGCTGTGTCCAGAGTCCAGGAAGAGCGCCAGAAAGCTCTATGAGCGAGCCATTAAACTGAGGAAGAATAATCACCACCTGTTCACCA CGACCATCAACTTGAACAATATGAATGATGGTTGGTATGGCGCTCTGAAGGAAACCATCCAGCAACAGCAGAATCAGTTGGTGTGGGTGTCAGAGGGCAAG GCGGATGGCACTACAGAGGATGACTTGGATATCCACGATGACCGCCTGTCCTACCTTTCAGCACCAGGTAGTGAATACTCCATGTATAGCACAGACAGCCGCCACACTTCTGACTAtgaggacacagacacagaaggtGGAGCATACACAGACCAAGAATTAGATGAGACTTTGAATGATGAGGTGGGTCTGCCCACGGAGCCTGCCATCACCCGCTCTTCAGAGCCTGTGCGAGAAGATCCCCCTGTAATTCAGGACACCCCTGGTTACCCTGGATACCAACACCCTGTGCAGCCTGAATTAGCCAATCGCATAGACCCTGCTGGGTTCAAGATGGCTGCTCCGCAGCAG ATGTACAAGAAAGATCTGTACAATATGGAGGACCCTGTGCGAATCAACCATGGCCTGAAGCAGTCTATGAGCTACAGTCACCAGCCGCCGTACCAGGACAAACAGCCATACCGTGAATACGACCACCCGCCTTACGGATATGATGGAGGCGGCTACACGGAACCAAAGCCTCACAACACTGATTCTCACCTGCACTACGACAACCGTGTGCCTCATTACAATGAACAGTGGCCCCCATATGACCAGCAGACCTCGTCCTCCCAGCCCGCAGGGTACCAACCGGGCCACCAGCAACCCATGGGCTACAATCCCCGGTCCCCCTATGAGGATGGGCCAGGAAGGGACTACAGCCCCCCTCAGCCACGCTACGATGAGGCTCCACCAGTGGGCTATGATGGCAGACCACGCCACAGTAAACCTGGACCGATTCGTTATGAtgaacccccaccaccaccttcaGCAGGCTACGATGCACGTTCCCCATATGAGACAGAGTCCCACAGCTTCCCCATTAACTCTCCTCGGTCACCAGAGCCTTCAAAGCAGTATTATGGTGACTCTGGTCTCAGGCCTACCTACATGCCTGGGCCTCCAAACCGGGGTTATAAGCCAGGGATGCATGAGCCTATGAGAAACTCTGAACCCACCATCCCCCTGCCCAAACCCGAGACCCTGTCCTCTCCAGGCGATCCAGCAATCACCCCGGGGTCCAaaccccttcctcctcctccaccccagGAAGACCTGGATGAGGACCCAGCCATGAAACCACAGTCAGTGCTCAACAGAGTCAAGATGTTTGAGAATAAACGGTCTGTTTCTATGGACCGGGCTAAAGAGGGAGGAGATTCATCAGTGCTCAGG cctgCAGATATCCCTAAACCTGTGAGTGCACCTGGACCAGTCCTCAAAGCGAATTCTCTCAGCAACCTGGAACAGGAGAAGTCCACCTATAG GGCTCCTGAACCACAGAAGCCTCACACTAAACCCCCGGATGATGCAGTGCGTTCCAACCACTATGACCCAGACGAGGACGAGGAATACTACAGAAAGCAGTTGTCCTACTTTGATCGCCGTAGCTTTGACAGCAAGGCCATGGGCCAGCCCACTCCTGGCATCAACCGCTTTCATGAtctgcccaaaccacctcagctgtcCTACCCATACAACAG AGTTGAGTCTGTGGAAAAGGTGAGTCCAGTGGAGAAAAGATATGAAACTCTGCCCCAAATCAGTCCCTCTTCACAGTATGGGCCCCCGGCCTCTGCCGTTCCACCCACCACACTGCCCAAACTCAGCCCTGGTGATG CTAGTGCCGTATCTGAACCATTGACTTCGCCCAATCCCAAACCTGAGCTGGCAACTCTTAGGCCGACCAGCAGGGATGAACCCACACCAGGTGGTTACCTGCCCCCAAGGGGCCTCCCCGACAAATCCCCGGTTAATGGCACTGATGCAGCACCCCCGAAGACACTGAGCACTCCCGCACCAACTAGCTATAACCGCTACGTTCCCAAGCCTTACACCAGTGCAGCCCGGCCCTTTGAGCGCAAGTTTGAGAGCCCCAAATTCAACCACAATCTGCTGCCCAACGACACACAGGTAAAGACGGACCTCCTCAGTAAGCCCAGTGTGGTGAGCAACAGTAGTGGGAAACCTCAGTTGTCACCGCAGCCCCTTGATCATGACAGCGGCCTGGACACCTTCACACGCACTATGGACAACAGGCCCAAATACCAGCACAATAACATCAACGCCATTCCCAAGGCCATTCCTGTAAG CCCCAGTGCGCTGGATGATGATGACGAAGATGAAGGACACACAGTGGTGGCCACCGCTCGTGGGATCTTCAACTGTAACGGAGGGGTCCTGAGTTCTATTGAGACAGGCGTCAGCATCATCATCCCCCAGGGTGCAATTCCGGAGAGCGTGGAGCAGGAGATTTACTTCAAGGTGTGCCGGGACAACAGCATCCTGCCCCCCCTCGACAAGGAGAAAG GAGAAACGCTGCTTAGTCCACTGGTGATGTGTGGCCCGCATGGACTCAAGTTCCTGAAGCCGGTGGAGCTGCGCTTACCTCACTGTGCATCCATGACCCCTGATGGTTGGTCCTTTGCTCTAAAATCCTCCGACTCCTCGTCGG GTGATCCTAAAACTTGGCAGAACAAATCTCTCCCTGGAGACCCAAACTACCTGGTGGGTGcaaactgtgtgtctgtgctcatTGACCACTTCTGA